One region of Molothrus aeneus isolate 106 chromosome 1, BPBGC_Maene_1.0, whole genome shotgun sequence genomic DNA includes:
- the THNSL1 gene encoding threonine synthase-like 1, whose protein sequence is MFHVFQYQPLRLITQNSLSSMCLKLTLSRPVAFAQIWKSWFSSHSLLGKKNIILMGPPGAGKTTTGRIVGQKLDCPVIDIDDDVLETTWNMSVSEKLQDVGYEEFLEEEGKALLKLSASGSVISLSGSNPMHAAGMQHIKKSGIVVYLDVPTTVLMSRLKKKQMDRIVGLSPGISLKDVLQFRKQFYKRWFDIRVLCGRDVAAEVVAEKVLDAVKRYQDSELETFISTRSSRSGRSTEEDSNKFYFSDVVIQGLALDGGLFVPESRLPKFTAEEWQGLIEATYVERAQVILERCIHPADIPASRLAEIIETAYGENFSCSKVAPVRHLAGNQFLLELFHGPTASFKDFALQLMPHLFAYCIPRSCNYLILVATSGDTGSAVLDGFSRLHDTDKQRIALMNFFPEDGVSPIQKSQMIGCQKENAWSVGVKSDFDFCQTAIKQIFTNSDFTGFLTVEYGTALAAANSINWARLVPQIVYHASAYLDLVHQGIISFGSPVDICIPTGNFGNMLAAFYAKMMGIPIRKCICASNENNVLTEFIRTGVYDLRGRKLISSFSPAVDILKSSNLERYLHLIANEDGQLVTQLFNQLENQGHFQLQKDLLGKLQQDLVAGWCSDEDCLAAIHSVYSTTGYILDTHTAVAKVVADRLQDRTCPIIISSTAHYSKFAPAILRALRIAEINQNPLSQLHLLSSYSALPPIHWGLLETLKKTGNGDHQVCAADLSVLMSHIETLIQNHFMKVF, encoded by the coding sequence ATGTTTCACGTTTTTCAGTATCAGCCTTTAAGACTAATAACCCAGaacagtctttctagcatgtgttTAAAACTCACGCTTTCAAGACCTGTTGCATTTGCACAGATATGGAAGTCATGGTTCTCAAGTCATTCTcttcttggaaagaaaaatattatcctGATGGGACCTCCAGGTGCTGGGAAAACAACGACTGGGAGAATAGTGGGCCAGAAACTGGATTGCCCTGTCATAGACATAGATGATGATGTCCTTGAAACAACCTGGAATATGAGCGTGTCAGAAAAACTGCAGGATGTTGGTTATGAGGAATTTctagaggaggaaggaaaagcccTGTTGAAGTTGTCAGCATCTGGAAGTGTCATTTCCCTTAGTGGATCCAATCCAATGCATGCTGCTGGCATGCAGCACATAAAGAAAAGTGGAATAGTTGTGTATCTGGATGTGCCCACAACAGTCCTTATGAGCAGgctgaaaaaaaagcagatggaTCGTATCGTGGGGCTGTCTCCTGGTATTTCTCTCAAAGATGTACTCCAGTTTAGGAAGCAGTTCTACAAAAGATGGTTTGACATCCGTGTTCTTTGTGGCAGGGATGTTGCAGCAGAGGTCGTAGCAGAAAAGGTACTTGATGCTGTGAAGAGATACCAAGACTCAGAACTGGAAACTTTCATTTCAACAAGGTCTAGTAGGTCTGGAAGGAGTACAGAAGAAGACTCTAATAAATTCTATTTCAGTGATGTTGTTATTCAGGGCTTAGCCCTTGATGGAGGACTCTTTGTTCCTGAGAGTCGACTTCCAAAATTCACTGCTGAAGAATGGCAAGGTCTGATAGAAGCAACTTACGTTGAAAGAGCCCAGGTGATACTAGAAAGATGCATACATCCTGCTGACATTCCTGCTTCTAGGCTGGCAGAAATTATTGAAACTGCTTATGGAGAAAACTTTAGTTGTTCTAAAGTTGCCCCAGTTAGGCATCTGGCAGGCAATCAGTTCCTTCTTGAGTTATTTCATGGACCAACAGCATCATTTAAAGATTTTGCATTACAGTTGATGCCACATTTATTTGCCTACTGCATTCCCAGAAGCTGCAATTACTTGATTCTGGTAGCTACttctggggacacggggagtgCTGTTCTGGATGGCTTTAGTCGTCTCCATGACACTGACAAACAGAGAATTGCTCTGATGAATTTTTTCCCTGAGGATGGAGTAAGCCCAATTCAAAAATCACAAATGATTGGCTGTCAGAAGGAAAATGCTTGGTCAGTGGGTGTCAAATCAGATTTTGATTTTTGCCAGACAGCTATAAAGCAAATCTTTACTAATTCTGATTTTACTGGCTTTCTTACAGTAGAATATGGAACAGCTTTAGCTGCAGCAAACTCCATAAACTGGGCACGACTGGTTCCTCAGATAGTTTATCATGCCTCTGCGTACCTTGATCTCGTTCATCAGGGTATTATTTCTTTTGGAAGCCCTGTAGATATTTGCATTCCTACGGGAAACTTTGGCAACATGTTAGCTGCTTTCTATGCTAAAATGATGGGAATTCCTAttaggaaatgtatttgtgcTTCCAATGAAAACAATGTTTTGACTGAATTCATAAGAACAGGTGTTTATGATTTGaggggaagaaaattaatttccagtttttcaCCAGCAGTAGATATTTTGAAGTCCTCCAATCTTGAGCGATACTTACACCTGATTGCTAATGAAGATGGACAACTGGTGACACAATTATTTAATCAGCTGGAAAATCAGGGCCacttccagctgcagaaagaTCTACTTGGAAAGCTTCAGCAGGACTTAGTGGCTGGCTGGTGCTCTGATGAGGACTGTCTGGCTGCCATTCACTCTGTGTACAGTACTACAGGATATATTTTGGATACACACACAGCTGTTGCTAAAGTAGTTGCAGATCGATTACAAGATAGAACTTGCCCAATTATTATTTCATCTACAGCTCATTATTCTAAGTTTGCACCTGCTATCTTGAGGGCCTTGAGGATTgcagaaataaatcagaatCCATTAAGTCAGCTTCACTTGCTGAGTTCTTACAGTGCTCTGCCTCCAATCCACTGGGGCCTATTGGAGACCCTGAAAAAGACAGGAAATGGGGATCAccaggtctgtgctgctgatttGAGTGTGCTGATGTCCCATATAGAAACCTTAATTCAAAATCATTTTATGAAAGTTTTTTGA